In Cupriavidus taiwanensis, the following are encoded in one genomic region:
- a CDS encoding M14 family metallopeptidase — MSHFSRSYAEARKTFLDAARNAGAALAQFPHPTKRGSAGEDLAIDVALAGAPEARRCIMVTSGTHGAEGFAGSGAQAAMLHDAALLADCAAADACLLLVHAVNPYGFSYLRRVNEDNVDLNRNFMDFSQPLPHNAAYAEIAPLLLPAQWPPSEADQARLMKAVAERGMAWYQAAVSSGQYQDPGGMFYGGDKATWSNYTLCRILARFGAGRAALRWIDVHTGLGPWGYGEPIHMGPDTPESITRTRAIWGERVTSIYDGSSTSANLTGLAWHAVPQTLPGVDYAGIALEFGTLPVGEVLDALRGDHWLHRHPEADENQRALVRQAMWRAFYGDADDWRDGVVAQVTDAVRNTIASA, encoded by the coding sequence ATGAGCCATTTTTCTCGCAGCTACGCCGAAGCGCGCAAGACCTTCCTGGACGCCGCGCGCAATGCAGGCGCCGCGCTGGCGCAATTTCCGCATCCGACCAAGCGCGGCAGCGCCGGCGAAGACCTGGCCATCGACGTGGCGCTGGCCGGCGCGCCCGAGGCCCGGCGCTGCATCATGGTGACCTCGGGCACGCACGGTGCCGAGGGCTTTGCCGGCTCCGGCGCGCAGGCGGCGATGCTGCACGACGCCGCGCTGCTTGCCGATTGCGCCGCCGCCGACGCCTGCCTGCTGCTGGTGCATGCGGTCAATCCCTATGGCTTTTCCTACCTGCGCCGGGTCAACGAGGACAACGTCGACCTGAACCGCAACTTCATGGATTTCTCGCAGCCGCTGCCGCATAACGCCGCCTATGCCGAGATCGCGCCGCTGCTGCTGCCGGCGCAATGGCCGCCGTCCGAGGCTGACCAGGCGCGGCTGATGAAGGCGGTGGCCGAACGCGGCATGGCGTGGTACCAGGCGGCGGTCAGCAGCGGCCAGTACCAGGACCCGGGCGGCATGTTCTACGGCGGCGACAAGGCCACCTGGAGCAACTACACGCTGTGCCGCATCCTGGCGCGCTTCGGTGCGGGCCGCGCGGCGCTGCGCTGGATCGACGTGCATACCGGCCTGGGCCCGTGGGGCTATGGCGAGCCCATCCACATGGGGCCGGATACGCCTGAATCGATCACGCGCACGCGCGCGATCTGGGGCGAGCGCGTGACCTCGATCTACGATGGCTCGTCGACCTCGGCCAACCTGACCGGGCTGGCCTGGCACGCGGTGCCGCAGACGCTGCCGGGCGTGGACTACGCCGGCATCGCGCTGGAGTTCGGCACGCTGCCCGTGGGCGAGGTGCTTGATGCCCTGCGCGGCGACCACTGGCTGCACCGGCATCCCGAGGCCGACGAAAACCAGCGCGCGCTGGTGCGCCAGGCGATGTGGCGCGCGTTCTATGGCGATGCCGACGACTGGCGCGACGGCGTGGTGGCGCAGGTCACCGACGCGGTGCGCAATACGATCGCATCCGCCTAG
- a CDS encoding CDP-alcohol phosphatidyltransferase family protein has product MTLYELKPRFQAWLRPMVQDLAQRGVTANQVTLAAAAGSLAVGVLATLGMLVAETPALFLLFPLWLFARMALNAIDGMLAREHGQQSVLGAYLNELGDMVSDLALILPLAALPGFSLGQVGTFALLALLVEAAGLIGPLAGASRRYDGPLGKSDRAFAVGAIALWAGLGLGFGAAASWLWLLLSLLSLFTMANRVRRGIAEAQSRLAE; this is encoded by the coding sequence ATGACGCTCTACGAACTGAAGCCCAGGTTCCAGGCCTGGCTGCGCCCCATGGTGCAAGACCTGGCGCAACGCGGCGTGACCGCCAACCAGGTCACGCTGGCCGCCGCCGCGGGGTCGCTGGCGGTGGGCGTGCTGGCCACGCTGGGCATGCTGGTGGCCGAGACCCCGGCGCTGTTCCTGCTGTTTCCGCTGTGGTTGTTCGCGCGCATGGCGCTCAATGCCATCGACGGCATGCTGGCGCGCGAACATGGCCAGCAGAGCGTGCTGGGCGCCTACCTGAACGAGCTGGGCGACATGGTCTCGGACCTGGCGCTGATCCTGCCGCTGGCCGCGCTGCCCGGTTTCAGCCTGGGGCAGGTCGGCACCTTCGCGCTGCTGGCGCTGCTGGTCGAGGCCGCCGGCCTGATCGGGCCGCTGGCCGGCGCCAGCCGGCGCTACGACGGCCCGCTGGGCAAGAGCGACCGCGCCTTCGCGGTCGGCGCGATCGCGCTGTGGGCCGGGCTGGGACTGGGCTTCGGCGCGGCCGCCAGCTGGCTGTGGCTGCTGCTGTCGCTGTTGTCGCTGTTCACGATGGCCAACCGGGTGCGCCGCGGCATTGCCGAGGCCCAGTCCCGCCTTGCGGAGTAG
- the gsiB gene encoding glutathione ABC transporter substrate-binding protein GsiB, translating into MVSPRWMAGAFAAGALGMLAAAPAFAAKDAVMAVYSTFTSLDPYDSNDTLSQAVGKTFYQGLFGMDKDMKLVNVLADSYDVSKDGLVYTIKLKKGIKFHDGTTFDAGAVKANLDRVTNPANKLKRYTLFNRVAKTDVVDANTVKVTLKEPFSPFINVLAHPSAVMISPAALQKYGKDIAFHPVGTGPFEFVEWKQPDHLKGKKFAGYWKTGYPKIDTITWKPVVDNNTRAAIMQTGEADFAFSIPFEQAAVLKNSPKVELIAAPSIIQRYLTMNTMVKPFNDPKVRQAINYAINKEALAKVAFAGYAVPAEGVVPHGVDYAEKLGPWPYDPAKARALLKEAGYPNGFETTLWSAYNHTTAQKVIQFVQQQLQQVGIKAQVQALEAGQRVERVESVPKPEDAGVRIYYVGWSSSTGESDWALRPLLASESMPPKLLNTAYYKNDQVDADIAGALRTTDRAEKAKLYKDAQERIWKDAPWAFLVTEKVLFARSKRLSGAYVMPDGSFNFDEIDIKQ; encoded by the coding sequence ATGGTTTCGCCCCGATGGATGGCCGGCGCCTTTGCCGCCGGCGCCCTCGGCATGCTGGCCGCCGCACCGGCGTTCGCGGCCAAGGATGCCGTGATGGCGGTGTATTCGACCTTCACCTCGCTCGACCCGTACGATTCGAACGACACGCTATCGCAGGCGGTCGGCAAGACCTTCTACCAGGGCCTGTTCGGCATGGACAAGGACATGAAGCTGGTCAACGTGCTGGCCGACAGCTATGACGTCAGCAAGGACGGCCTGGTCTACACCATCAAGCTGAAGAAGGGCATCAAGTTCCACGACGGCACCACCTTCGATGCCGGCGCCGTCAAGGCCAACCTGGACCGCGTCACCAATCCGGCCAACAAGCTCAAGCGCTACACGCTGTTCAACCGCGTGGCAAAGACCGACGTGGTCGATGCCAATACCGTCAAGGTCACGCTCAAGGAGCCGTTCTCGCCGTTCATCAACGTGCTGGCGCATCCGTCGGCAGTGATGATCTCGCCGGCCGCGCTGCAGAAGTACGGCAAGGACATCGCCTTTCATCCGGTGGGTACCGGCCCGTTCGAGTTCGTCGAGTGGAAGCAGCCCGACCACCTGAAGGGCAAGAAGTTTGCCGGATACTGGAAGACCGGCTATCCGAAGATCGACACCATTACGTGGAAGCCGGTGGTCGACAACAACACCCGCGCTGCCATCATGCAGACCGGCGAGGCCGACTTCGCCTTCAGCATCCCGTTCGAGCAGGCCGCGGTGCTGAAGAACAGCCCGAAAGTGGAGCTGATCGCCGCGCCGTCGATCATCCAGCGCTACCTGACCATGAACACCATGGTGAAGCCGTTCAACGACCCCAAGGTGCGCCAGGCCATCAACTACGCGATCAACAAGGAAGCGCTGGCCAAGGTCGCTTTTGCCGGCTACGCGGTGCCGGCTGAGGGCGTGGTGCCGCATGGCGTGGACTATGCCGAGAAGCTGGGCCCGTGGCCGTATGACCCGGCCAAGGCGCGCGCGCTGCTGAAGGAAGCCGGCTACCCGAACGGCTTCGAAACCACGCTGTGGTCGGCCTATAACCACACCACCGCGCAGAAGGTGATCCAGTTCGTGCAGCAGCAGCTGCAGCAGGTCGGCATCAAGGCGCAGGTGCAGGCGCTCGAGGCCGGCCAGCGCGTGGAGCGTGTGGAAAGCGTGCCCAAGCCCGAAGACGCCGGCGTGCGCATCTACTACGTCGGCTGGTCGTCGTCGACCGGTGAATCCGACTGGGCGCTGCGTCCGCTGCTGGCTTCGGAATCGATGCCGCCCAAGCTGCTGAATACCGCCTACTACAAGAACGACCAGGTCGATGCCGATATCGCGGGCGCGCTGCGCACCACCGACCGCGCCGAGAAGGCGAAGCTGTACAAGGACGCGCAGGAACGCATCTGGAAGGACGCGCCGTGGGCCTTCCTGGTGACGGAGAAGGTGCTGTTCGCGCGCAGCAAGCGGCTGAGCGGTGCGTATGTGATGCCGGATGGGTCGTTTAATTTTGATGAGATTGATATCAAGCAGTAA
- a CDS encoding DmpA family aminopeptidase has translation MAASIPRIGALAAGPLDSIADVAGVTVGHCTLAQDAVQTGVTVIRPHGGDPYRDKVPAAATVLNGFGKSVGLVQVEELGVLETPVALTNTFAVGAVAQAQIRAAVAANPEIGRALPTVNPLVFECNDGYLNDIQRMAVESRHYEAALAGASHEVAQGAVGAGRGMSAFGVKGGIGTASRLAGGHCVGALVLANFGTPESLTVAGRLLGPELAQRLAGPDAQPEKGSIIMILATDAPLDARQLRRLSLRAGAGLARTGSVFGHGSGDLALAFSTAYTVPHDAARPMPALAMLHESRLDPLFRAAADSVEQAILHALWHAETVTGRDGHCRRALLDVMPEADKTA, from the coding sequence ATGGCTGCATCGATACCGCGTATCGGCGCGCTGGCCGCGGGGCCGCTCGACAGCATTGCCGACGTGGCTGGCGTCACCGTCGGCCACTGCACGCTGGCGCAGGACGCCGTGCAGACCGGCGTGACCGTGATCCGCCCGCATGGCGGCGATCCGTACCGCGACAAGGTGCCGGCCGCGGCCACCGTGCTCAACGGCTTCGGCAAGAGCGTGGGGCTGGTGCAGGTGGAAGAGCTGGGCGTGCTGGAGACGCCGGTCGCGCTGACCAATACCTTCGCCGTCGGTGCCGTCGCGCAGGCGCAGATCCGCGCGGCGGTGGCGGCCAACCCGGAAATCGGGCGCGCGCTGCCCACGGTCAATCCGCTGGTGTTCGAATGCAACGACGGCTACCTGAACGATATCCAGCGCATGGCGGTGGAGAGCCGCCACTATGAGGCGGCCCTGGCCGGTGCCAGCCATGAGGTTGCGCAGGGAGCGGTTGGCGCCGGGCGCGGCATGTCGGCGTTCGGCGTCAAGGGCGGCATCGGTACGGCATCGCGGCTGGCGGGCGGCCATTGCGTCGGCGCGCTGGTGCTGGCCAATTTCGGCACGCCGGAGTCGCTGACCGTGGCCGGGCGGCTGCTCGGTCCGGAACTGGCGCAGCGTCTGGCCGGCCCCGACGCGCAGCCTGAAAAAGGCTCGATCATCATGATCCTCGCCACCGACGCGCCGCTGGACGCGCGCCAGCTGCGCCGGCTGTCGCTGCGCGCGGGAGCAGGGCTGGCGCGCACCGGCTCGGTGTTCGGGCACGGCTCGGGCGATCTCGCGCTGGCCTTCTCCACTGCCTATACCGTGCCGCACGACGCCGCGCGCCCCATGCCTGCGCTCGCCATGCTGCATGAAAGCCGGCTCGACCCACTGTTCCGCGCCGCGGCCGACAGCGTCGAGCAAGCCATCCTGCACGCGCTGTGGCATGCCGAAACCGTAACAGGCCGCGACGGCCACTGCCGCCGCGCGCTGCTCGACGTAATGCCCGAAGCGGACAAGACCGCCTGA
- a CDS encoding dipeptide ABC transporter ATP-binding protein, translated as MATTPAQSHASASGTALPPERVVSVNGLTVRFATSERTVEAVRNLSFHVDRGETLAVVGESGSGKSVTSLALMRLVEHGGGKIAAGSMALRRRGGEVIDLARTDNATLRSVRGADVAMIFQEPMTSLNPVFPVGEQIAESIRLHQRKSRGAARAEALRMLELVRIPEARRVLERYPHQLSGGMRQRVMIAMALSCKPALLIADEPTTALDVTIQAEILQLIRGLQAEMQMGVVFITHDMGVVAEVADRVLVMYRGEKVEEGTSDDVFRAPAHPYTRALLSAVPRLGAMQGTDLPAKFPLLRLDRAEPEPAAPQDTVRPGVAPILRVQDLVTRFDVPGGLFGRVTRRVHAVEQVSFDLYPGETLALVGESGCGKSTTGRSLLRLVESQSGTIEFNGQNISKLEGAALQTLRRNIQFIFQDPFASLDPRVPVGYSIMEPLLVHKVASGKEAEQRVAWLLDKVGLDPSHAARYPHEFSGGQRQRICIARALALNPKVVVADESVSALDVSIQAQIVNLMLDLQRELGIAFLFISHDMAVVERVSHRVAVMYLGQIVEIGPRRAIFENPQHPYTKKLMSAVPIADPARRHLRREPLNDEIPSPIRAVGDEPVVQPLVPVAGSGALGHFVARHAVGGAY; from the coding sequence GTGGCCACTACCCCTGCGCAATCGCACGCTTCCGCATCCGGCACCGCACTGCCGCCCGAGCGCGTCGTCTCGGTGAACGGACTGACCGTGCGCTTCGCCACGTCCGAGCGCACCGTCGAGGCGGTGCGCAACCTGTCCTTCCATGTCGACCGCGGCGAGACGCTCGCGGTGGTGGGCGAGTCGGGCTCGGGCAAGTCGGTGACCTCGCTGGCGCTGATGCGGCTGGTCGAGCATGGCGGCGGCAAGATTGCCGCGGGCAGCATGGCGCTGCGCCGGCGCGGCGGCGAGGTGATCGACCTCGCGCGCACCGACAACGCCACGCTGCGCAGCGTGCGCGGCGCCGACGTGGCGATGATCTTCCAGGAGCCGATGACCTCGCTCAACCCGGTATTTCCGGTGGGCGAGCAGATCGCGGAATCGATCCGCCTGCACCAGCGCAAGAGCCGCGGCGCGGCGCGTGCCGAGGCGCTGCGCATGCTGGAGCTGGTGCGCATCCCGGAAGCGCGCCGCGTGCTCGAGCGCTATCCGCACCAGCTCTCCGGCGGCATGCGCCAGCGCGTGATGATCGCGATGGCGCTGTCGTGCAAACCGGCGCTGCTGATTGCCGACGAACCCACCACGGCGCTCGACGTGACCATCCAGGCCGAGATCCTGCAACTGATCCGCGGCCTGCAGGCCGAGATGCAGATGGGCGTGGTCTTCATCACCCACGATATGGGCGTGGTCGCCGAGGTGGCCGACCGCGTGCTGGTGATGTACCGCGGCGAGAAGGTGGAAGAGGGCACCTCCGACGACGTGTTCCGCGCACCGGCGCACCCCTATACGCGCGCGCTGCTGTCGGCGGTGCCGCGCCTTGGCGCGATGCAGGGCACCGACCTGCCGGCCAAGTTCCCGCTGCTGCGGCTGGACCGCGCCGAGCCGGAGCCCGCCGCGCCGCAGGACACGGTCCGTCCCGGCGTGGCGCCGATCCTGCGCGTGCAGGACCTGGTCACGCGCTTCGACGTGCCCGGCGGCCTGTTCGGCCGCGTGACGCGGCGCGTGCATGCGGTGGAGCAGGTCAGCTTCGACCTCTATCCCGGCGAGACGCTGGCGCTGGTGGGCGAGTCCGGTTGCGGCAAGTCCACCACCGGACGCTCGCTGCTGCGGCTGGTGGAAAGCCAGAGCGGCACCATCGAATTCAACGGGCAGAACATCAGCAAGCTGGAAGGGGCGGCGCTGCAGACCTTGCGCCGCAATATCCAGTTCATTTTCCAGGACCCGTTCGCGTCGCTCGATCCGCGCGTGCCGGTGGGCTACTCGATCATGGAGCCGCTGCTGGTGCACAAGGTGGCCAGCGGCAAGGAAGCCGAGCAGCGCGTGGCGTGGCTGCTCGACAAGGTCGGGCTGGACCCGTCGCACGCGGCGCGCTATCCGCACGAGTTTTCCGGCGGCCAGCGCCAGCGCATCTGCATTGCGCGCGCGCTGGCGCTGAACCCCAAGGTGGTGGTGGCGGATGAATCGGTGTCGGCATTGGACGTGTCGATCCAGGCGCAGATCGTCAACCTGATGCTGGACCTGCAGCGCGAGCTGGGCATCGCCTTCCTGTTTATCTCGCACGACATGGCGGTGGTCGAGCGCGTCAGCCACCGCGTCGCGGTGATGTACCTGGGCCAGATCGTCGAGATCGGCCCGCGCCGCGCGATCTTCGAGAACCCGCAGCACCCGTACACGAAGAAGCTGATGTCGGCGGTGCCGATCGCCGACCCGGCGCGGCGCCACCTGCGGCGCGAGCCGCTCAACGACGAGATCCCCAGCCCGATCCGCGCGGTCGGCGACGAGCCGGTGGTGCAGCCGCTGGTGCCGGTTGCCGGCAGCGGGGCGCTCGGCCATTTTGTTGCGCGGCACGCCGTTGGCGGCGCCTATTGA
- a CDS encoding bifunctional alpha/beta hydrolase/class I SAM-dependent methyltransferase, producing MDRPSSRQPQQRQFQTHDGQALFYRHWPAVEGPARGAVVLFHRGHEHSGRVAHLADELNLPGYDIFAWDARGHGNSPGERGYSPSLADSVRDIQTFTAHIAEVHGIPLERTAVVAQSVGAVLAATWVHDYAPPIRALVLASPAFKVKLYVPFARPGLKLMQRLRGKFFVNSYVKAKFLTHDPERIASYDSDPLITRPIAVNILLDLYQTAERIVADAAAITVPTQLLISGADWVVHRGPQDRFYERLGSRTKERIVLDGFYHDTLGERDRKLAVDAARRFIVREFDTPSAPRSLLDADQIGPFREESDRLASAPGGLAAWYWRAARANLKLGGMLSDGVRLGHQTGFDSGSTLDYVYRNTPSGRGALGRLADRQYLDAIGWRGIRQRKVHAEALIAGAVRRLRGAGMPVRMVDIAAGHGRYVLEALGALEGGAAAVESILLRDYSALNVEQGRALIAAKGLQGVARFEQGDAFDGDSLAALAPAPTLAVVSGLYELFPDNAMVRRSLDGLARAVPPGGYLVYTGQPWHPQLEFIARALTSHRAGAAWVMRRRSQAEMDELVRAAGFDKVTQRIDPWGIFTVSLARRRAA from the coding sequence ATGGACCGACCGTCTTCCCGCCAGCCGCAGCAGCGGCAATTCCAGACCCACGACGGCCAGGCGCTGTTCTATCGCCACTGGCCCGCGGTGGAGGGCCCGGCGCGCGGCGCCGTGGTGCTGTTCCACCGCGGCCACGAGCATTCCGGCCGGGTCGCGCACCTGGCCGACGAGCTCAACCTGCCCGGCTACGACATCTTTGCCTGGGACGCGCGCGGCCACGGCAATTCGCCCGGCGAGCGCGGCTACAGCCCGAGCCTGGCCGATTCGGTGCGCGATATCCAGACCTTCACCGCGCATATCGCCGAAGTCCACGGCATCCCGCTGGAACGCACCGCGGTGGTCGCGCAGAGCGTGGGCGCGGTGCTGGCCGCGACCTGGGTGCATGACTACGCGCCGCCGATCCGCGCGCTGGTGCTGGCGTCGCCGGCGTTCAAGGTCAAGCTGTACGTGCCGTTCGCGCGGCCGGGCCTGAAGCTGATGCAGCGGCTGCGCGGCAAGTTCTTCGTCAACAGCTATGTCAAGGCGAAGTTCCTGACGCATGATCCCGAGCGCATCGCCAGCTATGACAGCGATCCGCTGATCACGCGCCCGATCGCGGTCAATATCCTGCTGGACCTGTACCAGACCGCCGAGCGCATCGTCGCCGATGCGGCCGCGATCACGGTGCCGACGCAGTTGCTGATCTCCGGCGCCGACTGGGTCGTGCACCGCGGCCCGCAGGACCGCTTCTATGAACGGCTGGGCTCGCGCACCAAGGAACGCATCGTGCTGGACGGCTTCTACCACGATACCCTGGGCGAGCGCGACCGCAAGCTGGCGGTCGATGCCGCGCGCCGCTTTATCGTGCGCGAATTCGACACGCCCTCGGCGCCGCGCTCGCTGCTCGATGCCGACCAGATCGGCCCGTTCCGCGAAGAGTCCGACCGGCTGGCATCGGCGCCGGGCGGGCTGGCCGCCTGGTACTGGCGCGCGGCGCGGGCCAACCTGAAGCTGGGCGGGATGCTGTCGGACGGCGTGCGGCTGGGCCACCAGACCGGCTTCGACTCGGGCTCCACGCTCGACTACGTTTACCGCAACACGCCGTCCGGCCGCGGCGCGCTGGGCCGGCTGGCCGACCGCCAGTACCTGGACGCGATCGGCTGGCGCGGCATCCGCCAGCGCAAGGTCCACGCCGAGGCGCTGATCGCCGGGGCGGTGCGGCGCCTGCGCGGGGCCGGCATGCCGGTGCGCATGGTCGATATCGCCGCCGGCCACGGCCGCTACGTGCTGGAAGCGCTGGGCGCGCTCGAGGGCGGCGCGGCCGCGGTCGAATCGATCCTGCTGCGCGACTACAGCGCGCTGAATGTCGAGCAGGGCCGCGCGCTGATCGCCGCCAAGGGCCTGCAGGGCGTGGCCCGCTTCGAGCAGGGCGATGCCTTCGACGGCGACAGCCTGGCCGCGCTGGCGCCGGCCCCGACGCTGGCGGTGGTGTCCGGACTGTACGAGCTGTTTCCCGACAACGCCATGGTGCGGCGCTCGCTCGACGGGCTGGCGCGCGCGGTGCCGCCGGGCGGCTACCTGGTCTATACCGGCCAACCCTGGCATCCGCAGCTGGAGTTCATCGCGCGCGCGCTGACCAGCCATCGCGCCGGCGCCGCCTGGGTGATGCGCCGCCGCTCGCAGGCCGAGATGGATGAACTGGTGCGCGCCGCGGGCTTCGACAAGGTCACGCAGCGCATCGACCCGTGGGGCATCTTTACCGTCAGCCTGGCGCGCAGGCGCGCCGCATGA
- the gsiD gene encoding glutathione ABC transporter permease GsiD gives MTELSTPAAAQAASATAAAPQAVRTPWTEFWRKFRKQHLALGAGAFVLVLVAIAIVAPHIVPYDPENFFDYDALNAGPSAAHWMGVDSLGRDIFSRILAGTRISLAAGFLSVIIGAVIGTALGLLAGYYEGWWDRIVMRISDVLFAFPGILLAIGIVAILGNGMTNVIFAVAIFSIPAFARLVRGNTLMLKRLTYVEAARSIGASDWTILMRHILPGTVSSIVVYFSMRIGTSIITAASLSFLGLGAQPPTPEWGAMLNEARADMVTAPHVAIFPSLAIFLTVLAFNLLGDGLRDALDPKIDRR, from the coding sequence ATGACTGAGCTTTCCACGCCCGCCGCAGCGCAAGCGGCATCCGCCACAGCCGCCGCGCCGCAGGCCGTGCGCACGCCCTGGACCGAGTTCTGGCGCAAATTCCGCAAGCAGCACCTGGCGCTGGGCGCCGGCGCGTTCGTGCTGGTGCTGGTGGCGATCGCCATCGTGGCGCCGCATATCGTGCCCTACGACCCCGAGAATTTCTTCGACTACGATGCGCTCAACGCCGGCCCGTCGGCCGCGCACTGGATGGGTGTCGATTCGCTCGGCCGCGATATCTTCAGCCGCATCCTGGCGGGCACGCGCATCTCGCTGGCGGCCGGCTTCCTGTCGGTGATCATCGGCGCGGTGATCGGCACCGCGCTGGGCCTGCTGGCCGGCTACTACGAAGGCTGGTGGGACCGCATCGTGATGCGCATCTCCGACGTGCTGTTCGCCTTCCCCGGCATCCTGCTGGCGATCGGCATCGTCGCCATCCTCGGCAACGGCATGACCAACGTGATCTTCGCCGTGGCCATCTTCAGCATCCCGGCGTTCGCGCGGCTGGTGCGCGGCAATACGCTGATGCTCAAGCGGCTGACCTATGTGGAAGCCGCGCGCAGCATCGGCGCGTCGGACTGGACCATCCTGATGCGGCATATCCTGCCGGGCACGGTGTCGTCGATCGTGGTGTATTTCTCGATGCGGATCGGCACCTCGATCATCACCGCTGCCAGCCTGTCGTTCCTGGGCCTGGGCGCGCAGCCGCCCACGCCGGAATGGGGCGCGATGCTCAACGAGGCGCGCGCCGACATGGTCACCGCGCCGCACGTGGCGATCTTCCCCAGCCTGGCGATCTTCCTGACGGTGCTGGCGTTCAACCTGCTTGGCGACGGGCTGCGCGACGCGCTCGATCCCAAGATCGACCGGCGCTGA
- the gsiC gene encoding glutathione ABC transporter permease GsiC, with protein MLNYFLKRVLGVIPTLLIVAVLVFLFVHLLPGDPARLAAGPEADSATVELVRKDLGLDRPMHEQFVNFFSNALRGEFGNSLRTKRPVSEEIGDRFMPTLLLTVASMAWAVVFGMAIGIGSAVWRNRWPDRFGMTLAVSGISFPAFALGMLLMEVFSVQLGWLPSIGADTWQHYVLPSVTLGAAVAAVMARFTRASFVEVLQEDFIRTARAKGVRETLVVAKHGLRNAMIPVVTMMGLQFGFLLGGSIVVEKVFNWPGLGRLLVDAVEMRDYPVIQAEVLLFSLEFILINLVVDMLYTVINPTIRYK; from the coding sequence ATGCTGAACTACTTCCTCAAACGCGTGCTGGGCGTGATCCCCACGCTGCTGATCGTGGCCGTGCTGGTGTTCCTGTTCGTCCACCTGCTGCCGGGCGATCCGGCGCGCCTGGCGGCGGGCCCGGAGGCTGACTCGGCCACGGTCGAGCTGGTGCGCAAGGACCTGGGGCTGGACCGGCCCATGCACGAGCAGTTCGTCAATTTCTTCTCGAACGCGCTGCGCGGCGAGTTCGGCAATTCGCTGCGCACCAAGCGCCCGGTCAGCGAGGAAATCGGCGACCGCTTCATGCCGACGCTGTTGCTGACGGTGGCGTCGATGGCGTGGGCGGTGGTGTTCGGCATGGCGATCGGCATCGGCTCGGCGGTGTGGCGCAACCGCTGGCCGGACCGCTTCGGCATGACGCTGGCGGTTTCCGGGATTTCCTTCCCGGCGTTCGCGCTGGGCATGCTGCTGATGGAGGTGTTCTCGGTCCAGCTGGGCTGGCTGCCGTCGATCGGCGCCGATACCTGGCAGCACTACGTGTTGCCCTCGGTCACGCTGGGCGCCGCGGTGGCGGCGGTGATGGCGCGCTTTACCCGGGCCTCGTTCGTCGAGGTGCTGCAGGAAGACTTTATCCGCACCGCGCGCGCCAAGGGCGTGCGCGAGACGCTGGTGGTGGCCAAGCACGGCCTGCGCAACGCCATGATCCCGGTGGTGACCATGATGGGCCTGCAGTTCGGCTTCCTGCTGGGCGGCTCGATCGTGGTCGAGAAAGTGTTCAACTGGCCGGGGCTGGGACGGCTGCTGGTCGATGCCGTCGAGATGCGCGACTACCCGGTGATCCAGGCCGAGGTGCTGCTGTTCTCGCTCGAATTCATCCTGATCAACCTGGTGGTGGACATGCTCTACACCGTGATCAATCCCACCATCCGCTACAAGTGA
- a CDS encoding M55 family metallopeptidase, giving the protein MKILVSTDIEGVAGVFHAEQTRPGNGEYERARAWMTAEANAAIEGAFAGGAAEVLVNDSHGGFRNLLPDQLDARARVVLGKPRYLGMMAGVEAGVDGVLMVGYHGRAQSRGVLAHTINSGAFARVWLNGKELGEAGLYAALAGEFGAPVLMASGDDVFVQETHALMPWVRYVETKSAGGFGSGASLSPAAACAAIAAAATAAVRERAQAQCLRIAAPVACTLQTQTPAHADLFCQWPALERRDGVTLSFQADSVQAAVRMLNCLSAMSFMLK; this is encoded by the coding sequence ATGAAGATCCTTGTTTCCACCGATATCGAAGGCGTCGCCGGCGTCTTCCACGCCGAGCAGACCCGTCCCGGCAACGGCGAATACGAACGCGCCCGCGCCTGGATGACGGCCGAGGCCAACGCGGCCATCGAAGGCGCCTTTGCCGGCGGCGCGGCCGAGGTGCTGGTCAACGATTCGCACGGCGGCTTCCGCAACCTGCTGCCGGACCAGCTCGATGCGCGCGCGCGCGTGGTGCTGGGCAAGCCGCGCTACCTGGGCATGATGGCGGGGGTCGAGGCCGGCGTCGACGGCGTGCTGATGGTCGGCTACCACGGCCGCGCGCAGAGCCGCGGCGTGCTGGCGCACACCATCAACAGCGGCGCCTTTGCGCGGGTCTGGCTCAACGGCAAGGAACTGGGAGAGGCCGGGCTGTACGCGGCGCTGGCGGGCGAGTTCGGCGCCCCGGTGCTGATGGCCAGCGGCGACGACGTGTTCGTGCAGGAAACGCACGCGCTGATGCCGTGGGTGCGCTATGTCGAGACCAAGAGCGCGGGCGGCTTCGGCAGCGGCGCCTCGCTGTCGCCGGCGGCCGCGTGTGCGGCCATTGCCGCGGCGGCAACGGCCGCGGTGCGCGAGCGCGCGCAGGCGCAATGCCTGCGCATCGCCGCGCCGGTGGCCTGCACCCTGCAGACGCAGACGCCGGCACACGCCGACCTGTTCTGCCAGTGGCCGGCGCTTGAGCGGCGCGACGGCGTGACGCTGTCGTTCCAGGCCGATTCGGTGCAGGCCGCGGTGCGCATGCTGAACTGCCTGTCGGCGATGTCGTTCATGCTGAAGTAG